A segment of the Anaerolineales bacterium genome:
CGACTGGGCGGCGCGTCAGGAGGCGCTGATCAGCCTGACGCCCAAGCCGGCCATCTCGCGCTTTGTGCTTCCGCCCTCCACCCAGGTGATCGGTGGGGTCTTTTTGATCACGATCATCTTGATCCCGGCTGCGGTTTTGGCGGCCGGGACCTATGTCTGGTGGAGCCGGCGGCGGCGCGGCTGAGCGGGGGGCGGGATGATCCGGCGGAGCACTTGGGTGGCCTTGGCTACCTTGGCCACAGTGGTCGTGGTGGCCGTGGTCTGGACTCAGTCCAGGGGCCAGTCGGACCCCGGGCCGGCGGAGCGGCCCCCGACCCCGGCTCCGCTGTGGTCCGTGGAATCGGCAGCGGTCCGACGGCTTGTGGTGGAGGATGGGCAGGGCGCCGTGCTGCTGGCGGCCGCTCGCGGGGGGGAGACCGGCTGGGTGCTGCAAGCGCCGCAGTCGGCGCCGGCAGACGCCGGGCGGCTGGAGCGGGCGGTCAGCTGGCTGATCAGCCCTCCGGTTCGAGCAGAGCTTGACTTGCAGGCAGATCTGGCGCCGTTCGAACTGGACCCACCTCGCTACCGGGTCCGGCTGGAAACCGCCGATAGCGCCGAGCGATCGTTCGCCATCGGTCGGGTGGCCCCTACCGGAGACACGGTCTACGTCCTGATGCCGGGTAGGCCTGGAATTGTGCTGCTGAGCGACTACGGAGTCGCTGAAGTTCTCAGCCTGCTGGATCCGTTGCCGGTGGTTCCTCAGGGGACCGCCGTGCAAACCGAAGCGACCGCGAGCCCGTAGGATGTTCAGACGAGTGTGTGCGTGCCGGCGCCAGAGACGGCAATTGCGCCGGATTGATTCGGGTGCGGATTGATTGTATTCTGGAAGTGAGAATGGCCAACAAGCGCAAGAAGACGACCACCGAGAAGACGATGCGACTGCCCTTTCCCCGGACGGATGACGAGGGGATTCCGCTTGAGGCGGTGATCGAGGAAACCCCAGCGGCCGAGGAGGAGAACCCGGCGATCGATCAGTTGATCGAGCTGGGGCGCGAGCGAGGCTTTGTCACGATTGACGACATCCTCTCGCTCTTCCCTGAGGCCGAGCGCGACCTCGATCAGCTGGAGGAGACGTACGCCGCCTTGTTGGCGGCCGGGATCCCCTACCTTGACGAAGTGGCTGAGGCGGAAGACCTGACCGATGATGAAGGGATCGAGGAGGATGCGGGCCCACCGGAGGCCGGCGATGACCTGGTCCATCTCGATGCCGATGACACGGTCGGTCTGTACCTCAAGGAAGTCGGGCGGGTGCCTCTGCTCACCGCTGAGCAGGAAGTTTCGCTTGCGAAGCGCATTGAGCGTGGGCGCAAGGCGCGGGAGGAGCTGGCGGCCGGACCGGTCTCGGCCAAGCGCCGTCGTGAGTTGCGCCTACTGATTGAGGACGGCTGGGCGGCGCGCGAGCACCTGATCACCGCCAACTCCCGCCTGGTGATCAGCGTCGCCAAGAAGTACATGGGACGCGGCGTGCCGTTCCTCGATCTGATCCAGGAGGGCAACATCGGTCTGATTCGCGCCGCCAAGAAGTTCGACTACCGGCGGGGCCACAAGTTCTCGACCTATGCCACCTGGTGGATCCGCCAGGCCGTGACGCGCGCCATCGCCGACCAGGGTCGCACGATCCGCGTTCCGGTGCACATGGGCGATCAGATCAACAAGCTGCTGCGGGTGTCGCATCAACTGACGCAGCGCCTTGGCCGGGATCCGTCGACCGACGAGCTGGCCGATGCCCTGACGGTGGCCCCCAAGAAAGTCGAAAACATGATCCAGGTGGCGCGCCGGCCTCTGTCCCTGGAGACCCCCACCGACGAGGACGAGGACTCGGTCCTGGGCGACTTCATCCAGGACGAGGAATCGCTGGCACCGGCGGAAGCCGTCACCCAGAACTTGCTGCGGGAGCATCTGGCGGAAGTCCTCAACATGCTCCCGCCCCGCGAAGTCCGCATTCTCCAACTGCGCTACGGCCTGCTCGACGGGCAGAGCTACACCCTGGAAGAGGTCGGCCGCAAGATGGGCGTGACCCGCGAACGCGTGCGCCAGATCGAAGCTCAAGCCCTGAGCCGATTGCGCCACCCGAGCCATCGGCGCAAGCTGGCCGATTACCTGCGCGACTAGGTTCGGGCGGCCGGCGCCGGCAGGCGGCGCACAACCCCTCCCCGCCCGGCAGCCTTCAACTCTCTGGATGGTCGAACGTCAGTGCGAGCGGACTGGCGACCTGCTTGGGGCGGGGAGCGTGTGCTTTCCCGATATCGACTTGATCCGGGGTGAAGACGGAAGCCTTCGGTCTGCGGTCGGATGCCTGCGCTGACACGGCCTGGCTCTAAAGCCTGCGCCCAGCCCGAGCCTCCCACCTTGTCCGGGAGCTGACGCCATTACCGCGGTGGGGAACGGGCAGCGTGGCATCAGCTGGCCGGTTGGCAGTCGATGGTAGAACCCCTCATGGCTTGGGGAACCGGGCGAGGCGGACGAGATTCCATTCCCTGACACACTGTCTTCGCCTGCCGCTGCCCGCCCGTCAAGGTCAGCCTGCTGGAAGGCCAGGCCCAGGTCCAAGCGGTAGGCTAGGTCGCTGCAGCGGACGAAGACTTGGCGGGCCCGGAGCGCAGGATCCGCACGCTCTCGGTCAGCGCCAGAGCGATCCACACGCACAGGGTGGGGACGAGAGGCAGGTAGTAGCGCTGAAAGGCGAGGGGCACCGCCGCCAGCAGGGCCGCCGTCTGGACCAGCGTAAGCAGGAGCATCAGGGCGGCGTCCCTGCGGACGGCCGCAGCGGCGCTTCCCAGCCGGCGTAGCCCAAGAGCCATCCCGAGCAGCGCCAGGAGCAGCGTGATCGCACCGCCAACCAGGCCGCGCCCAAGGTGGGTGGCGGACTGCTCCAGGTAGGCGCGCTGAGCCGTCCCGAGGGCCACATCATAGTTGCCTGCTTCCCGCACCTGTGGCTCGGCGAAGTACAGCGAGGCGATCAGCCCCGAGGCGCGCTCGGCCGCCGAGTCCATCACCTGCAACCCGCCGGAGGCGCCGAAGTCGGCGATCTGATCGGCCACCAGCTGGCGGCGTTCTGCGATCATAGCAGTGGTAGTCTCCAGCGGCCGGCGCCAGGCGACTGGATTCAGGATCGCCCACACCACGGTCAGGGTGACGCAGCAGGTCGCCAGGCGAATCCAGGTGCTGCCTCGCGACCGGTCCGGCAAGGCACTGCTCCACCCCACGCCCAGAAGGCCCACCGGCAGCAGCGGCAAAGTCGACTGCTTGGTGGCCAGTGCCAGGCCGAGGCTCAGCCCCGCCAGCCAGGGGTGCCGGTCGCCCCACAGCACGCCGGCCATCACCAGCGACACTGCCAGGATCAGCGCTCCTTCGGCCATCGCTCGGCGTCCGTGCAGCAGAACCAGGGCGTTTGTCGCCAGCAGGGCCACAGTCACCACCCCGGTGCCTGTGCCTCCCAGACGCCGCCCGACCGCGAACAGCGGCAGCAGGCTGAGGGCGATCAGGGCGGTGCTCGCCAGGCGCGCTGACTGCAGCAGGCCGGGGGAGGGAATGGCACCCCGCTGCCGATTGACCTCCCATGAGGCCGTCCAATCCCAATCCGCGGGAAGCGTGCTCGGGCCATAGCCAGCGAATCGGCGGCCAATCGCCAGGGTGTACTTGGCCGCGGGCGCATTCAGCAGCCGGTACGCCATCTCGGCCGGCAACCGTGCTTGGCTGGTGTAGGCCATGGAAATCGGATCCGAGGCAAACCGCTCGAGGTCCTGGCTCTGGACGAGCCATGACGTTTCGTCCGGGTGGAATGGGAGGGCGTCGATCCCCAGGAACAAGAAGGCCGCCACCAGAGCGATGACGAGGCCGATGACAAGCTGTTTCCAGGGCAGCCAGGTCATGGCGCCCCATTCGCGCGGTAGACAAGCATGCCGCGGCTGCCGTAGATGTCCGTCGGAATGCTTTCAATCAATTCGTAGGCGGCCAGGAAATCGGGTTCCTTCAGCAGTGTGTTGCGGCCATAGACCTCTAGGATCACCAGCCAGGTGGGGCGCTGCTCTAGTATCAGGGCGCTGGGGATGGCGTAGTTGATGACATAAGCCTCGGGCGGCAGTGGGTAGTATCCGCTGGCGGCGGGTGTAATCAAGCCGACCGTGTCGAGCATCCGGGCCGAGGTGAAGAACCCCAGCGCGCCGATGTCGCCGGCCGCCAGCACCTCTCCGTCGGCAATTCTCGGCTTCAACTGAGCTGCGACCTGCTGGTAAAGGTCCTCGAGGGCGGTGTACGCCATGCGTGGCGCCGGCCGCGCCGGCCCATGATCGGGATGCAGCGTCCAGCCGTTCAGCATGAGCAGTAGGGCGGGGACGGCAAAGGCGTAGGCCAGCCTCGGCCGCCGCAGATCGCGGGTCAGGCGTTCAACACCAATGAAGATCCCCAGAATGAAGACCGGAAGCGGGGGCGCCAGGTACCAGCGGAACAGCAACGGATTGGCGATGGCATAGGCGACGAAGAACGCCGCGGGGTAGACGAACATCGGCCACTGCGTGAAGGTCCGCCGGATCACAGCCATCGAACCCAGAAGGTACAGCGCCAGGTAGAGCAGCAGGCCGACCAGGAGCCAGCGCGGCCCGAGAGCCAGCTGCTCCATGAATGGAGTCCCGAAGTGCTGCAAGAGGCGGACGAGGGCAGCATCCGGTGGCAGGTTGTAGGCGACAGCCTTGGCGGCCAGGGTGTGGGGAAGGGGGCTGCCGTAGCTGGCCCAGCCAAACGCACCCCATAAGGCGAGGGGGAGCAGGCCGGTGAGGACCTCCCTCCAGCGGATTGGCAGCGGCGACGGATTCCAGCGGCCAGCGGGCATGCTGCGCCGAAGCCTCTCAACCACCAGCGGGAGGAGAAACAACAGCGCATCTGGCCGGGTGAGCAGGCTGAGTGCACCAAGGAGGGCGGCGCGCGCCGGCTGTTCCTTTGAATGGAAGTAGAATGTCGCCAGCATGCAGGCGACAAACACGCTGGTCTCCATCCCGCCGATGGCGAACGTCACGGACCAAGGGGCGATTGCCCATGCCAGCGAGGCGAAGATGCCTGCCAGGCCCCAGCTCAGCCGCCGGCCAAGCAGCACGAGCAGGGCGCAGTTCAGCCCATCGGCAAGTGCGTTCACAATGACCGCCGTTTGGGGCAGCGCAGCGCCCGCCCGGCCTGTCAGAACCGATGAGCTTGCCAGCAGCAGGGTGTAGACAGGAGTTGTGGTGCCCAGCACCGCTTCACCGGGGTTGTACACCATGCCGTGCCCCTCGAGCAGGTTCTGGGCGTAGCGAAAGGTGATGTAGGCGTCGTCGATGATGCGCGGGCCGGGAATCAGGCGAAGCCCGATGGCAAGCAGGCCGATCCACAGCGCCGGGCTGGTGAGCATCCGCCGGACCATATGACGATTATACAGACGGACACCGCCTCCGGCGGATCAGGCACAAGTCCCACCCGGCTAATTGGGATTGCGCTCGGGCTTGCCGTCCTGGCGGCCGCCCTCAAGCTGATTCTTCTGAAGCTGGACGTATTCCCCTTCAACGCCGACGAGGCAATCGTGGCCTTGATGGCCAGGCACATTCTGGCCGGAAGGATCCCGGTCTTCTTCTACGGCCAGGCGTACATGGGAAGCCTGGACGCCGTCTTGGTTGCCGCCGCCTTCCGCATGCTCGGCGAGTCGGTGCTTGCGATCCGAACCATCCAGACCGTCTTGTACTCAGCCACGGTCGCCACAGCCGTGTACCTGGCCTGGAAGATCCATGGCAGATTGTGGCTGGCCTTCGCTGCCGGCTTGCTGCTGGCAATACCGACCGTGAATACCACCCTGTATACGACCGTCTCCCTGGGTGGCTACGGTGAGGCGATTCTGATCGGAAACTTGCTGATGTTGGCGGCCTGGGCAAGCTGGCAGAAACCGGAGCGTCAGGCGGCCTACCTGGCATGGGGTTTCCTGGCCGGGCTGGGGATATGGGCCTTCGGCCTGGTGCTGGTGTTCGTGGTGCCCACCGCGCTGCTTGTGGCCTGCAGCTTGCGGAAGCTCACCCGGCCTGCAGCCGGCAGCCGACTGCTGCTGGCCCTGGCCGCGGGCGCGGCCGGGCTGCTGCCATTGCTGGTTTGGATCGCCGCCAATGGGGCCCATGCGGCGCTGCTGGAGCTCGCCGGCAGTGCAATCGCCGGGGCGAGCCCCGCCGGTGTGCTCCCAGCATTGGCGTATCGGGCAGGTAATCTGCTGCTGTTCGGCACGACCGTGGTGATGGGCATGCGCCCGCCGTGGTCGGTCGAATGGCTCAGCCCATGGCTGTTGCCTGTCGTCTTCGGCTTCTGGCTGGCGGTCGCCGCCTTTGCCCTTCGGGCGCTGCGGCGGGTCGACTCCGCCCGCGCCGGGAGGTGGATGCTCGGCGGTGTGGTTCTGGCCACGGTCCTGGGCTTCGTGCTGACGCCGTTTGGCGCGGACCCTTCCGGCAGGTACTTCCTGCCGCTCCTCGTTCCCCTGGCGGTCTTTGCTGGCGAGTTGCTGGACGGTGTACGAGACCGCTGGGGGCTGGCCTGGGGCGTTGCCCTGTTAGCGGGTATCGGGCTCTTTCATCTGATCGCCACCTCACAGGTGGCCTCGGCCTCACCCCCCGGGTTCACCACCCAGTTCGATGCCGGCACCCGGATTGACCATCGCCGCGACGCTGAGCTGGTTCGGTTCCTGCTCGAGCAGGGAGAGACCCGCGGCTATACGAACTACTGGGTCGCGTACCCGCTGGCATTCCTCAGCCGTGAGCAGGCCGTGTTTGTGCCAGCGCTTCCCTATCACGCCGACCTGAGGTATTCGCCTCGCGACGACCGCTATCCGCCCTACCAGCAAGCCGTGGCGACGGCCCCCCGCGTGGCCTACATCACCACCGGCCAACCGCTGCTCGAGGAACGGCTGCGGGCGGGTTTCGGGGCGCTCGAGGTGGAGTGGCGGGAAGCGGTCGTCGGGGACTATCATGTCTTCTATGACTTCGGCCGGCCCATCCGCCCCGAAGAGCTCAACCTTCGGCCATCGCCGCTCGGGCCGATCGCAGGGGAGTGAAGCAGGGTGAGCTACCGGGTGTTCGTGTTCATCCTGGTGACGCTGGCTGTCCTGGTCATGGTCGCCAGCAGCCCGGTAGTGGATAGTGACACCTGGTGGCACCTGCGCGCCGGCAACTGGATGCTG
Coding sequences within it:
- a CDS encoding sigma-70 family RNA polymerase sigma factor, with protein sequence MANKRKKTTTEKTMRLPFPRTDDEGIPLEAVIEETPAAEEENPAIDQLIELGRERGFVTIDDILSLFPEAERDLDQLEETYAALLAAGIPYLDEVAEAEDLTDDEGIEEDAGPPEAGDDLVHLDADDTVGLYLKEVGRVPLLTAEQEVSLAKRIERGRKAREELAAGPVSAKRRRELRLLIEDGWAAREHLITANSRLVISVAKKYMGRGVPFLDLIQEGNIGLIRAAKKFDYRRGHKFSTYATWWIRQAVTRAIADQGRTIRVPVHMGDQINKLLRVSHQLTQRLGRDPSTDELADALTVAPKKVENMIQVARRPLSLETPTDEDEDSVLGDFIQDEESLAPAEAVTQNLLREHLAEVLNMLPPREVRILQLRYGLLDGQSYTLEEVGRKMGVTRERVRQIEAQALSRLRHPSHRRKLADYLRD
- a CDS encoding DUF4340 domain-containing protein, which encodes MALATLATVVVVAVVWTQSRGQSDPGPAERPPTPAPLWSVESAAVRRLVVEDGQGAVLLAAARGGETGWVLQAPQSAPADAGRLERAVSWLISPPVRAELDLQADLAPFELDPPRYRVRLETADSAERSFAIGRVAPTGDTVYVLMPGRPGIVLLSDYGVAEVLSLLDPLPVVPQGTAVQTEATASP